A genomic stretch from Helianthus annuus cultivar XRQ/B chromosome 1, HanXRQr2.0-SUNRISE, whole genome shotgun sequence includes:
- the LOC110884175 gene encoding uncharacterized protein LOC110884175, whose product MRVAKQGSKGEGGCGFHHLFDWNSKPNKKLVSKIANLSVQPQQKASVDTNMQITQYHPVIEDYTASSLILKGCTSSSLIDEDDNGKSPGVVARLMGLDSFPTSNSFDTQSKSNRFFDTRSRQDSSALHVGKVSELEQKDNHQVEQKRNIIEKFQTESLPPKSARSVIITQHKLVSPIKSSGFVSLNDPTRIMEAASRIPLVGSTSVDVSNRKPSPTRPVESNAARKLKGQSMNKSWDGCLKQKDGKKSVSLAIQARVNVKKQEGLTLNGAKSPNNQPVGEKNTLKKPATNKVLKPNNKKQNCVPDRVKSPAKSLVSSTNTQSRKSVADKRSAAIIAANKTVDRRKRLTEDVKNKGGAKQDKNGKIASKSNGLDVISFTFTSPISRSTDKINRNSLSSATGGGSLSTLLDQQLRELTAMSPASVYQELRITRTIIFQDKRNQDRTSKDAQVTGQEFDAVFSTKPTTTEADTDSSGNELERVYIKNILTNIESMFEDFTLNRTSKIVNPHLFDQLEAQKPVFDKKHEPKLRRKLVFDCVSECVDLRCAVWLRGLAVVTRKDQLVEHVCDKVNEWEQMKDCMVDELVDKDMSCGQHKKWLDFDLEAFEIGVVIEGRLLGSLIDEAIVDMLVS is encoded by the exons ATGAGAGTTGCGAAACAAGGTTCCAAGGGCGAAGGAGGTTGCGGTTTTCACCATTTGTTCGATTGGAACTCGAAGCCGAATAAGAAGTTGGTCTCCAAAATCGCCAATTTATCAG TACAACCGCAGCAGAAAGCCAGCGTCGATACAAACATGCAGATCACTCAGTATCATCCG GTGATTGAAGATTATACAGCAAGTAGTTTAATTCTTAAAGGCTGTACATCATCATCACTAATCGATGAAGATGATAATGGTAAATCCCCCGGGGTGGTTGCTAGGCTTATGGGATTGGATTCTTTCCCTACTTCAAATTCGTTCGACACACAGTCAAAGTCAAACCGATTTTTCGACACTCGATCTAGGCAAGATTCTTCTGCATTACATGTAGGAAAAGTCTCGGAACTTGAACAGAAAGACAATCATCAAGTTGAGCAAAAACGTAATATAATCGAGAAGTTTCAAACCGAAAGTTTACCGCCAAAATCAGCTCGATCTGTTATCATTACTCAACACAAACTCGTATCTCCAATCAAGAGCTCGGGATTCGTGTCTTTAAACGATCCCACGCGTATAATGGAAGCAGCGTCAAGAATACCGCTTGTTGGGTCAACTTCGGTTGACGTTTCTAATCGAAAACCGTCTCCTACAAGGCCTGTGGAGTCAAACGCTGCTAGGAAGCTTAAAGGGCAATCAATGAATAAAAGTTGGGACGGATGTTTAAAACAAAAAGACGGGAAAAAGTCGGTTTCTTTAGCTATTCAGGCGAGAGTCAACGTTAAAAAACAAGAGGGTTTGACTTTAAACGGAGCAAAATCTCCGAACAATCAACCAGTTGGTGAAAAGAACACGCTCAAGAAACCTGCTACAAACAAAGTGCTCAAACCGAACAATAAAAAGCAGAATTGTGTACCCGATAGAGTAAAATCTCCTGCAAAATCTTTGGTATCTTCTACGAATACACAATCTAGAAAATCGGTTGCTGATAAGCGCTCAGCGGCTATAATCGCGGCGAACAAAACCGTTGATCGTAGGAAACGTTTAACCGAAGATGTTAAAAACAAGGGTGGTGCTAAACAAGATAAAAACGGAAAAATTGCATCTAAATCTAATGGTTTGGATGTTATTTCTTTTACGTTCACGTCTCCAATTTCCCGATCGACGGATAAGATTAACCGAAATAGTTTGAGTTCAGCAACAGGAGGTGGTTCGTTAAGTACCCTTTTGGATCAACAACTACGGGAGTTAACCGCCATGAGTCCAGCTTCGGTTTATCAAGAATTGAGAATCACGAGAACGATAATCTTCCAAGATAAGCGAAACCAAGACAGAACCAGTAAAGATGCTCAA GTAACGGGTCAAGAATTCGATGCAGTTTTCTCAACGAAACCGACAACAACAGAAGCGGATACCGACTCATCTGGCAACGAGTTGGAACGCGTGTACATAAAGAACATACTTACAAACATCGAGTCGATGTTTGAGGATTTTACGTTAAACAGGACCAGCAAGATTGTGAACCCACATCTGTTTGATCAACTAGAAGCTCAAAAACCGGTTTTTGACAAGAAACACGAGCCAAAGCTAAGGCGTAAGCTCGTGTTTGACTGTGTGAGCGAGTGCGTTGACTTGAGATGTGCAGTTTGGTTAAGAGGGCTAGCAGTTGTAACAAGAAAAGACCAGTTGGTTGAACATGTGTGTGATAAGGTCAATGAGTGGGAACAAATGAAAGATTGTATGGTGGATGAGCTTGTTGACAAGGATATGAGTTGTGGTCAACATAAAAAGTGGCTCGATTTTGACTTGGAAGCGTTTGAAATCGGAGTTGTGATCGAGGGGCGACTACTTGGGTCGTTAATCGATGAGGCTATTGTTGATATGTTGGTATCATAG
- the LOC110934100 gene encoding disease resistance protein RGA2, producing the protein MWSKNSSNDWKRVKDNHIWELQENKVLPALKLSYDTLLPHIKRCFAYCCLFPKGYWVEKDVLIPVWVSNGLIPPRGENDLYVLGEEILNCLVWRSFFQVNAFFNEYWYKMHDLMHDLAEDVMGDDCLVIQPGREARITNEVLHVSSSCPDEKFQFSSKDLEKLMSLKSIFMFGYKYICDICQICNHMYLRVLYLHQIELSALPESIYKLKHLRYLNLSRSSIDVLPKSIMYLQNLQYLILSYSSIKVLPESIVYLQNLQVLILDHCSNLCKLPEGLRYMSSLQHLDICGTDSLKHLPSGVQELTSLKWLPWFPVSNESGAKIGELGDLNLLERLRIAKLENVEGLSEAKNADLKCKSNLLVLDLEWKGYHMSEDNDEEVLEGLEPNPCLKEFWVYLVTWERIFLQVGWSI; encoded by the coding sequence ATGTGGTCAAAAAACAGTAGCAATGATTGGAAACGTGTGAAAGACAACCACATATGGGAGTTGCAAGAAAATAAGGTCTTGCCTGCTTTGAAGTTAAGTTATGATACCTTGCTTCCACATATAAAGAGATGTTTTGCTTATTGTTGTCTGTTTCCTAAAGGCTATTGGGTGGAGAAGGATGTATTGATTCCGGTGTGGGTGTCTAACGGTTTAATTCCACCTAGAGGAGAAAACGACTTGTATGTGCTTGGGGAAGAAATTTTAAATTGTTTGGTTTGGAGGTCCTTCTTCCAGGTTAACGCATTCTTTAATGAGTATTGGTATAAAATGCATGATCTGATGCACGACCTGGCAGAGGATGTGATGGGAGATGATTGTTTAGTTATACAACCTGGTAGGGAGGCTAGAATCACAAATGAGGTACTTCATGTGAGCTCCTCATGTCCAGATGAAAAGTTTCAATTTTCGTCAAAGGATTTAGAAAAGTTAATGTCATTGAAGTCTATATTCATGTTTGGGTATAAATATATATGTGACATTTGCCAAATTTGCAACCACATGTATCTAAGAGTATTATACTTGCATCAGATTGAGTTAAGCGCATTGCCAGAATCAATTTACAAACTCAAACATCTGAGATACTTGAATTTATCTCGTTCAAGTATAGACGTTTTACCGAAGTCAATTATGTATCTCCAAAACTTGCAATACTTGATATTATCATACTCAAGTATAAAAGTTTTACCAGAGTCGATTGTTTATCTCCAAAACTTGCAAGTGTTGATTTTGGATCACTGTAGCAACTTGTGTAAATTGCCTGAAGGACTGAGATACATGAGTTCTCTTCAACATTTGGACATCTGTGGGACTGATTCACTCAAGCATTTGCCATCAGGAGTCCAAGAGCTAACTAGTCTCAAATGGCTTCCATGGTTTCCTGTTAGTAACGAGAGTGGGGCTAAAATAGGGGAATTGGGGGATCTAAATCTTCTCGAGAGGCTGAGGATAGCAAAACTTGAGAATGTTGAAGGTTTAAGTGAGGCCAAGAATGCCGACCTCAAATGCAAATCAAATCTATTGGTTTTGGATTTAGAATGGAAAGGATATCATATGAGTGAAGACAATGATGAAGAGGTTCTTGAGGGACTAGAACCAAATCCATGTCTCAAGGAATTTTGGGTATATCTCGTTACATGGGAAAGAATATTTCTCCAAGTTGGATGGTCAATTTAA